CAACAAGCGCATTGCGCTGATCGAGCGGTGAGGGCTTGCGCATGAGCACTACGCATACGTTCAAACCGGATCTGCCACCGCCGAGCACCAGTGTCGGCCCTGTGGCGTGGATGCGGGCAAATCTGTTCTCCAACTGGCCGAACACCCTGCTGACCTTCTTCGCCCTGTACCTGATCTGGCTGACTATTCCGCCAGTTCTGCAATGGGCGTTCATCGATGCCAACTGGGTCGGTACGACCCGCGCCGACTGCACCAAGGAGGGCGCCTGCTGGGTGTTCATCCAGTCGCGCTTCAGCCAGTTCATGTACGGCTTCTACCCCAGCGAGCTGCGCTGGCGGGTCGATCTGACCGCCTTCCTGGCCATCATCGGTGCCGCGCCGCTGTTCATCAGCCGCTTTCCGCGCAAGGCGCACTATGGCATCGCCTTCCTGCTGATCTACCCGCTGGTGGCCTACTGGCTGCTGCATGGTGGCTTCTTCGGCCTGCAGAACGTGCCGACCAGCCGCTGGGGTGGCCTGATGCTGACCCTGGTGATCGCCGCCGTCGGCATCGCCGGCGCACTGCCGCTGGGCATTCTGCTGGCACTGGGGCGGCGCTCCAACATGCCGGCGGTGAAGGTGGTCTGCGTGACCTTCATCGAGTTCTGGCGTGGCGTGCCCTTGATCACCGTGCTGTTCATGTCTTCGGTGATGCTGCCGTTGTTCCTGCCCGAGGGCATGAGCTTCGACAAGCTGATGCGCGCGCTGATCGGGGTGATCCTGTTCCAGTCGGCCTACATCGCCGAGGTGGTGCGTGGCGGCCTGCAGGCCATTCCCAAGGGGCAGTACGAGGCTGCGGCGGCCATGGGCCTGGGCTACTGGCGGATGATGGGCCTGGTGATCCTGCCACAGGCGCTCAAGCTGGTGATTCCGGGCATCGTCAACACCTTCATCGCCCTGTTCAAGGACACCAGCCTGGTGATCATCATCGGCTTGTTCGACTTGCTCAACAGCGTCAAGCAGGCCGCCGCCGACCCGGCATGGCTGGGCATGGCGACCGAGGGGTACGCCTTCGCGGCCCTGATCTTCTGGATTTTCTGTTTCGGCATGTCCCGCTACTCCATGCACCTGGAGCGCAAGCTGGATACCGGCCACAAGCGTTGAGGACCCAACATGAAAGAAGCAAGCAAAGCCCCCGGCGCGGCTGAAGGCATCATCCAGCTTACCGGTGTGAACAAATGGTACGGGCAGTTCCACGTGCTCAAGGACATCAACCTGAACGTCACCCAGGGCGAGCGTATCGTGCTCTGTGGGCCGTCGGGCTCGGGCAAGTCCACCACCATCCGTTGCATCAACCGCCTGGAGGAGCATCAGGAAGGGCGCATCGTGGTCGATGGTACCGAGCTGACCCGTGACCTGAAGAACATCGAAACCGTGCGCCGCGAAGTGGGCATGGTGTTCCAGCACTTCAACCTGTTCCCGCACCTGACCGTGCTGCAGAACTGCACCCTGGCGCCGATGTGGGTACGCAAGATGCCCAAGCGCCAGGCCGAGGAAATCGCCATGCATTTCCTCGAACGCGTGCGCATCCCCGAGCAGGCGCACAAGTATCCGGGTCAGCTCTCCGGCGGTCAGCAACAGCGCGTGGCGATTGCCCGGGCGCTGTGCATGAAACCCAAGATCATGCTGTTCGACGAGCCTACTTCGGCGCTCGACCCGGAGATGGTCAAGGAAGTGCTCGACACCATGATCGGCCTGGCCGAAGACGGCATGACCATGCTCTGCGTGACCCACGAGATGGGCTTCGCCCGCACCGTGGCCAACCGGGTGATCTTCATGGACAAGGGCGAGATCGTCGAACAGGCCGACCCCGAGAGCTTCTTCACCAATCCGCAGAACGAGCGCACCAAGCTGTTCCTCAGCCAGATCCTTCATTGATTCTGTCTGTTGTGAAAAGGGGAGCCTGCGGGCTCCCTTTTTTCATTGTGTTGGGAACTGTTTGATTGAGACTGGATTGGCACGTTTGTTTGATTTTGTCGTCTTGCGTCGGTGTTCTGGACGCCGCCTTGGGTGTTCTCAGAAATTCCAGGTTTCGCCCCCTCGGGCGACTCACTTTTCTTTGAAATGCGCAAAGAAAAGTAAGCAAAAGAAACGCACCCCCGCCATCCGGAACTAGGCGTCCCCGTCATGCTTCGCTCGACTTCCCTCACTCCGGCATCGCTCCGGGGTCGGCTTACAAGGGCCATCCCTGGCCCTTTAAGCCTCTCGCGGCATCCATGCCGCTCGCCCCCTGCGCAATGCCTACGTTCGGCCTCCTGAAGGGGAAGTTAGCGCGCCTGAACGTACATCGGTTCCGGGCATGCCCGGCGTGCTCTGGTAGCTGTGGAGCCATGACGTGGCCGCCGGGTTAAACCAAAACTTTCATTCGCATAGTTTCATGCGTTGAACAGCTTGCCGGCTTTCAGGTCAGCCCTAAGGCTGACCCATGTTCAAGCACTCCCCGCTAATTCTGGGTTACCTAGGGTTCAGGCGCGTGCAGAGCCCGCCCAGGAGGGCGAACGGAGTCGTCGTGGAAGAGGTTGAGCGACATGGATGTCGCGAGAGCCGCGATGGGCCAGGGATGGCCCACCGCGGCGGGCCTCTGGAACGGCGATGGAGTGAGCGAACCCTGGCGAAGCCAGGGCCGGATGACCGGGCGGAGGGTTTTGGTTACTTTTGCCCGTCAAAAGTGACTCGCCTGGGAGGGCGAAACCAAAACATCAGCAAAAACGCGGCAATACGGAACAGACACCAGAACAACTCACACCGTATTGCCAGTTCGGTTCACGACCGACTTCCCCTCCAATCCGTAATGAACCATTTTCAACCGCTACGCTGCATACGCTTGCGAAAGGCCCCCGGTGTCTCCCCACAGAGCTGCTTGAAACGCTTGGCGAAGGTGGCGCGATCGGCGAAGCCCACTGCGCTGGCGATGCGTTCCACTGACTGCCGCGAGTCTGCCAGGGCCTGCTGGGCGCGGCTGATGCGCAGACGCTGCAGGTAGTCGTTGGGCGTCAGGCCGGTAGCCGCCTTGAAGCGGCGCAGCAGGGTTCGGGGCGAGCAATGGGCCTGTTGTGCCAGGCGCTCGAGGTCGATGGCCTCGCCATGATGCTCTTCCAGCCACTGCAGCAAGGGCGCCAGCGCACTGTCACCGAGCGTCGGCAGCAGCGGGGCGAAGCGCGTCTGCAGGCCGCGCTGGCGTTCCACCACCAGGGCGGCGGCCACCTGCTGCGCCAGCTCCTCGCCGGCATGCCGGGCCACCAGATGCAGGCACAGGTCGAGCCCGGCCTGGGCGCCACCGGAACAGAACAGCGGGCCA
The genomic region above belongs to Pseudomonas sp. GOM7 and contains:
- a CDS encoding amino acid ABC transporter permease produces the protein MSTTHTFKPDLPPPSTSVGPVAWMRANLFSNWPNTLLTFFALYLIWLTIPPVLQWAFIDANWVGTTRADCTKEGACWVFIQSRFSQFMYGFYPSELRWRVDLTAFLAIIGAAPLFISRFPRKAHYGIAFLLIYPLVAYWLLHGGFFGLQNVPTSRWGGLMLTLVIAAVGIAGALPLGILLALGRRSNMPAVKVVCVTFIEFWRGVPLITVLFMSSVMLPLFLPEGMSFDKLMRALIGVILFQSAYIAEVVRGGLQAIPKGQYEAAAAMGLGYWRMMGLVILPQALKLVIPGIVNTFIALFKDTSLVIIIGLFDLLNSVKQAAADPAWLGMATEGYAFAALIFWIFCFGMSRYSMHLERKLDTGHKR
- a CDS encoding amino acid ABC transporter ATP-binding protein is translated as MKEASKAPGAAEGIIQLTGVNKWYGQFHVLKDINLNVTQGERIVLCGPSGSGKSTTIRCINRLEEHQEGRIVVDGTELTRDLKNIETVRREVGMVFQHFNLFPHLTVLQNCTLAPMWVRKMPKRQAEEIAMHFLERVRIPEQAHKYPGQLSGGQQQRVAIARALCMKPKIMLFDEPTSALDPEMVKEVLDTMIGLAEDGMTMLCVTHEMGFARTVANRVIFMDKGEIVEQADPESFFTNPQNERTKLFLSQILH
- a CDS encoding GlxA family transcriptional regulator, translated to MLRIALYVCPQTVCSSLSMAQDTFGLANHLAGAPRFQLQRFSLDGQPVRLDFAQIMVDGGMELAEQADLLILPATGSAVARTLEANAALLPWLAQRRQQQVASLCSSAFLLAAAGLLEGRRATTHWALADAFARRFPGVHLHSERLLTEDGPLFCSGGAQAGLDLCLHLVARHAGEELAQQVAAALVVERQRGLQTRFAPLLPTLGDSALAPLLQWLEEHHGEAIDLERLAQQAHCSPRTLLRRFKAATGLTPNDYLQRLRISRAQQALADSRQSVERIASAVGFADRATFAKRFKQLCGETPGAFRKRMQRSG